Proteins found in one Mangifera indica cultivar Alphonso chromosome 15, CATAS_Mindica_2.1, whole genome shotgun sequence genomic segment:
- the LOC123197842 gene encoding ferredoxin-thioredoxin reductase catalytic chain, chloroplastic-like, with amino-acid sequence MTPQASLYGSNISSLICPSAPRTRAVQHRPATLIRCKVEPSEKSVEIMRKFSEQYARKSETYFCVDKGVTAVVIKGLADHKHSLGAPLCPCRHYDDKTAEVQQGFWNCPCVPMRERKECHCMLFLTPDNDFAGQDQTISLDEIRLSTENI; translated from the exons ATGACTCCACAAGCCTCTCTGTATGGTTCCAACATTTCATCTCTCATCTGTCCGTCAGCACCGAGAACCAGAGCCGTCCAGCACCGTCCTGCGACTCTAATTCGATGCAAAG TGGAGCCATCTGAGAAGTCGGTTGAAATAATGAGGAAATTCTCTGAGCAGTATGCAAGAAAATCTGAGACCTACTTTTGTGTGGACAAAGGTGTCACTGCAGTTGTTATCAAG GGATTGGCAGATCATAAACATTCATTGGGTGCACCTCTTTGTCCATGCAG GCATTATGATGATAAAACTGCTGAAGTCCAACAGGGCTTTTGGAACTGTCCATGTGTTCCTATGAGAGAAAG GAAGGAGTGCCACTGCATGCTCTTTCTCACTCCGGATAATGACTTTGCTGGCCAAGATCAG ACCATTTCCTTGGATGAAATCAGGTTATCAACAGAAAATATATGA
- the LOC123197552 gene encoding LOW QUALITY PROTEIN: CRM-domain containing factor CFM2, chloroplastic (The sequence of the model RefSeq protein was modified relative to this genomic sequence to represent the inferred CDS: inserted 3 bases in 2 codons; deleted 4 bases in 3 codons; substituted 1 base at 1 genomic stop codon), whose amino-acid sequence MHPDALPDPHVDSGELDTMISCSSDSDGSSDAKPCGQSKMALIHGVGFPDKVRFQWPGEEVVVKEDCLLNGLYPWYYGRLGYDPEPVDADLLLPAIITGYGRPCHLLPNGVQPILRNDEMTTLRRLGKSPLACHFTLGKNRILQGLAAATIKLWGKCEIAKIAIKRRVQNTNSELMAEELKWLTGGSLLSRDKDFIILYRGKDFLPVAVSSAIEERRKHCVLCEKQKAAQELKLGSVQVDSGDNIESDSDIQYNDIDERKIXAVSEQKKQRSAGEAFKSNSIKLSMAFERKAKAERLLAELEKKEISQPELDKEGTTEEERNMLRKVGLRMPAFLLMGERGVFDGTVENMHLHWKFREVVKIILKQQSINAVHQEARTLEAESSGFLVAVERARVILCIRXKKLSRPASLGPKTLLTKRQALRRSVEAQRPESLKLQVQELTRNVNNLRNQLVKDKEANTMQPVDKSRLPLFQDWMDNMQSANVRSDFELKFSDNSQSVIPIPYEVNVEVGCILVLEKGLSPVSSGSQQEVNSTSAVFNAKYCLSTSSGSQQEGIGSTFVNAENCSSVTEPIESSLKSGINRSELSVLAISENGWNEMPSRVVNLSNSDRLLLRKQALKLRNAQRLLLGKSNIVIGVAKAIKEHCXKHPLAIVNVKGRAKGTSVQEVVARLQEARGAVLVSREPSRVVLYRGWGAEGKPSRGSKKNARDKKSISRKVDLPVLSPELLAAIRLECGLQDQQEHEATSEAGL is encoded by the exons ATGCATCCTGATGCTTTACCTGATCCACATGTGGATAGTGGAGAACTTGATACAATGATTAGCTGCTCTTCTGACAGTGATGGAAGCAGTGATGCAAAACCTTGTGGACAAAGTAAGATGGCCTTGATCCATGGTGTCGGTTTTCCTGATAAAGTAAGATTTCAATGGCCAGGTGAGGAAGTAGTTGTCAAAGAAGATTGTTTGTTAAATGGCCTTTATCCATGGTATTATGGCAGGCTGGGGTATGACCCTGAACCTGTTGATGCTGATCTTCTTCTACCTGCCATAATAACTGGTTACGGGAGACCCTGCCACCTGCTTCCTAATGGTGTGCAGCCAATACTCAGAAATGATGAAATGACCACATTAAGAAGACTTGGCAAGTCCCCCCTTGCCTGCCATTTTACATTGGGTAA AAATAGGATACTTCAGGGATTGGCTGCTGCTACAATAAAGCTCTGGGGAAAATGTGAGATTGCCAAGATTGCAATCAAGAGAAGAGTACAGAACACGAACAGTGAGTTGATGGCTGAAGAGTTAAA GTGGCTGACTGGAGGAAGTCTGCTTTCCCGGGATAAAGACTTTATTATCCTCTATAGAGGAAAGGATTTCTTGCCGGTTGCTGTTTCCTCTGCAATTGAAGAACGAAGAAAACATTGTGTTCTGTGTGAGAAACAGAAAGCTGCACAAGAGCTTAAACTTGGGAGTGTACAGGTTGACTCTGGAGATAATATAGAGTCCGATTCTGATATTCAATATAATGATATAGATGAACGAAAAA TTGCAGTGTCAGAACAAAAGAAGCAAAGGTCTGCTGGGGAAGCTTTTAAGAGCAATAGCATAAAGTTGTCAatg gCATTTGAAAGGAAAGCAAAGGCAGAGAGGCTTTTAGCTGAGCTGGAG AAAAAGGAAATCTCACAACCTGAATTAGATAAGGAGGGTACAactgaagaagaaagaaatatgCTAAGAAAGGTTGGCTTAAGAATGCCAGCTTTCCTACTAATGGGTGA ACGAGGGGTTTTTGATGGAACAGTTGAAAACATGCATCTCCACTGGAAATTTAGGGAAGTTGTGAAGATAATATTGAAGCAGCAAAGTATTAATGCTGTTCATCAAGAAGCAAGAACCTTAGAAGCAGAAAGTAGTGGTTTTTTAGTGGCAGTTGAGAGAGCAAGGGTCATTCTATGTAtcag gaaaaaattatcaaggcCTGCATCTTTGGGGCCTAAGACGCTGCTGACTAAAAGACAAGCATTGAGACGTTCTGTAGAAGCTCAGCGTCCTGAG TCTTTGAAGTTACAAGTTCAGGAACTAACCAGAAACGTAAACAATTTGAGAAATCAGTTG GTTAAAGACAAGGAAGCAAATACCATGCAACCAGTTGATAAATCAAGATTACCGCTA TTTCAAGATTGGATGGATAATATGCAGTCTGCTAATGTAAGATCAgattttgaactcaaattcagtGATAACTCCCAATCTGTAATTCCTATTCCATATGAAGTGAATGTAGAGGTAGGATGCATTTTGGTCTTGGAAA AGGGTCTTTCACCCGTCTCATCTGGATCTCAGCAAGAAGTAAATAGTACTTCTGCTGTTTTCAATGCGAAGTATTGTTTATCTACCTCGTCTGGATCTCAGCAAGAAGGAATTGGCAGTACGTTTGTTAATGCTGAGAACTGTTCATCAGTTACTGAGCCAATAGAGTCATCACTTAAATCAGGCATAAATCGATCAGAATTATCAGTTCTGGCTATTTCTGAAAATGGGTGGAATGAGATGCCTTCTAGAGTTGTAAACCTTTCCAATAGCGATAGGCTTCTGCTACGGAAGCAGGCTCTAAAATTAAGAAATGCCCAGCGCTTGCTGTTGG GGAAAAGCAACATTGTCATTGGTGTTGCAAAAGCCATAAAAGAACACTGTTGAAAGCATCCTCTTGCTATAGTAAACGTCAAAGGCAGAGCC AAAGGGACTTCAGTCCAGGAAGTGGTAGCCAGGCTGCAG GAAGCAAGAGGTGCAGTTTTAGTTTCTCGGGAGCCTAGTAGAGTCGTATTGTATAGAGGCTGGGGTGCAGAAGGTAAACCTAGCCGCGGGAGTAAGAAGAATGCTAGAGATAAGAAATCAATTAGCAGAAAGGTTGACCTA CCTGTTTTGTCTCCAGAGCTTCTTGCAGCTATCAGACTTGAATGTGGATTGCAAGATCAGCAAGAGCATGAAGCTACTTCAGAGGCTGGACTATAA
- the LOC123197391 gene encoding protein CREG1, translating to MALKTLVNRFKVLFFLFFVVRFHNSVQGRLLSSESKPHRNDAAAYARWLVSQNSWGVLNTISSELGGAPFGNVVSFSDGLPNEGSGIPYFYLTTLDPTASNALKDQRSSLTISEYPLGTCGKRDPENPACAKITLTGKLVVLDNKSEEAELAKSVLFSKHPEMKGWPKDHNFWFFKLEIEDIFMINWFGGPKPLTVDEYLHYKSNNLAFELLDTI from the exons ATGGCATTGAAAACCCTTGTTAACAGGTtcaaagttttgtttttcttgttttttgttgTGCGCTTCCATAATTCTGTGCAGGGTCGATTGCTGAGTTCAGAGTCAAAACCTCACAGAAATGATGCAGCTGCATATGCTCGTTGGTTGGTCTCCCAAAATTCTTGGGGCGTCTTAAA TACTATATCGAGTGAGCTGGGAGGAGCACCCTTTGG GAATGTTGTTTCTTTTAGTGATGGACTGCCTAATGAAGGTAGTGGTATCCCATACTTCTATTTGACAACTCTTGATCCTACTGCTAGTAATGCATTAAAGGACCAGAGGTCTTCACTAACAATTAGTGAGTACCCTCTTGGAACTTGTGGCAAAAGAGACCCTGAGAATCCTGCTTGTGCAAAAATTACACTCACAGGAAAG TTGGTGGTTCTTGACAATAAGTCTGAAGAAGCAGAATTGGCCAAAAGCGTCTTGTTCTCTAAGCATCCTGAGATGAAGG GCTGGCCTAAGGACCACAACTTCTGGTTCTTCAAGTTAGAGATTGAAGATATATTTATGATTAACTGGTTTGGCGGGCCTAAGCCTCTAACAGTGGATGAGTACTTGCATTATAAATC GAACAACCTTGCCTTCGAACTGTTGGATACCATCTAA
- the LOC123198281 gene encoding uncharacterized protein LOC123198281, producing the protein MGLLTFTAAGSGFILIGVWESLSSVNPSRSQLSDPSKSQLSDTDKERKDLYSSVLSFIVVCVFSSLFVLNSLVSVLNAVNLSDRIGSALQLPVLAVVSLFFLYSVLGLLMSYRSSLSLPSSVLDLVLLFAFVEEFLLYYLQRKDTSGIENRYFDLLLVPILGCVISTVLGLRSMSSGSNFARLGRGVGLILQGMWFLQMGLSFYTNLIAHGCSLHEKSRGNYTIRCKSHEDYHRARAIATLQFNCHLALLVALVVGFYSVTAKRNGIRGNGDFIKYRPLGAEMQPMEVVSNFTLDSDEDDIREEENVAKPKVEVGVNGLENGHGSHE; encoded by the coding sequence ATGGGGCTTCTCACCTTTACCGCTGCCGGCAGTGGCTTCATTCTGATCGGTGTATGGGAATCTCTTTCCTCTGTAAACCCATCTAGAAGTCAGCTCTCCGATCCATCAAAATCTCAACTTTCTGACACagataaagaaaggaaagacCTTTACTCATCTGTTTTGAGTTTCATCGTTGTTTGTGTTTTTTCGTCTCTGTTTGTGTTGAACTCTTTGGTTTCCGTGTTGAATGCTGTGAATTTGAGTGACAGAATTGGTTCAGCCCTTCAATTACCAGTTCTGGCTGTTgtgtctttgttttttctttattcgGTTCTTGGTTTGTTGATGAGTTATAGAAGTTCTTTGTCCTTGCCTTCTTCGGTTCTTGATTTGGTTCTTCTCTTTGCTTTTGTGGAGGAGTTTTTGTTGTATTATTTGCAAAGGAAGGACACAAGCGGGATTGAGAATCGCTATTTTGATCTCTTGCTTGTACCGATTTTAGGATGTGTGATTTCAACTGTTCTTGGCTTGAGATCGATGAGTTCAGGATCAAATTTTGCAAGATTGGGTCGTGGGGTTGGGCTGATTTTGCAAGGAATGTGGTTTCTGCAAATGGGGTTGTCTTTTTACACTAACTTGATTGCTCATGGATGCTCTTTGCATGAAAAGAGTAGAGGGAATTATACTATAAGGTGTAAGAGTCATGAAGATTATCATAGAGCTAGAGCTATAGCTACACTTCAGTTTAACTGCCATCTTGCGTTGCTTGTGGCTTTGGTTGTGGGGTTTTATTCAGTGACGGCAAAAAGGAACGGAATTCGTGGTAATGGTGACTTTATAAAATATAGGCCGCTTGGAGCTGAAATGCAGCCTATGGAGGTTGTGAGTAATTTCACATTGGATTCTGATGAGGATGACATAAGAGAAGAGGAGAATGTCGCAAAGCCAAAGGTCGAAGTAGGTGTAAATGGTCTTGAGAATGGTCATGGTTCGCATGAGTGA